TTCCCAATTTTTACCACCATCAGTAGTTTTATAAATTGCACCCACATCTGTGGTCATTTCAGCAGTATTCTCTCCAAGGGCAGTAATACTGTAAGGTTCTCCTGGCAGCTTTTTGCTGAGAGCAATTCTAGACCAATCCTTTCCGCCATCATTGGTATGCAATAAGATTGAAGGTTCTCCAACAATCCAACCCTCTTCCCCGTAAAAACTTACCGAGAGAAGATCTACTTTGTCCCCTTCTTCTAATTGCAGTTCTTTGGCTTCCCAAGTGTCTCCCCCATCATAGGTTTCTAGTAAGGTGGCTTTGTTCCCCACCATCCAACCATGATCAGGATTTCCCGTAAAACCAATATCTAGGAGACTTTCTTCAGTTGGTATATTGCTCAAAACTTGCCAAGGGTTTGACTCAGTCGAAGGAACATCACTACAACCGAACGTAAAAAGCGCGATCGCGACTAAAAGCGCGATCTGCTTAAACAATTTTAACAATCTACTCATGCTTGTTTTTCTTCAAACTTAGTCACGGAAATCATCCCAACTTAATTAGCGTAGCAGGTTTTGCCCCTCTAACCAAGACCATATAAGCTAATAAACATTAAAAATCCAAGTCCTAAGGCTCCAAAAATGAGAATATTTTTTTGTTTGGGTGTTAAACGATTTACCCCAAAGCCATAGGAAAGATTTTCTTGAAAGCCCGAGGGAGCATTAATTGCCCCAATATCATCAAATACATTGCGCCGGGCCCCACAAACTGGACACCGCCAATTTTCTGGCAAATCTTCAAATTTTGTTCCCGCTGGAACATTCTGGCCACTATCACCTTTATCCGGTTCATAAACATAGCCACAGCTACGACATTCAAACCGAGAAGGGGCGGCTTCAGCTAGGGTTTTTTCTTCAGCAGGTTCAGTCATTGTCTTAATTCCTGAGAACTCTGTAAAAAATTATGACATAGATTAGTCATTAGTCATTAGTTTACAAACAACAAAGGACGAAGGACAAAGGACGAATAATTTATTCCTTAATTCCTGTACTACTAATTCCTTGCACAAATTGTCGTTGTCCAACAAGGAATAAAATAACAATAGGGATCGTAACAATAATTACGGCTGCCATTAGCAAAGACCAATCACTGGTAAACTGTTCTTGAAATTCAGCTAACGCGAGTTGAACAGTTTGTAACTCAGGACGAGTTGTAAAAACCAAAGGCTTAAATAAATCATTCCACTCACCGATAAAGGTAAACAGAAAAACAGTTACTAAAGCTGGTCGCGCCAAAGGTAACATAATTTCTTTAAGAATTTGCCAGCGATTTGCCCCATCTAAAGCCGCTGCTTCTTCTAACTGTATAGGAATAGTTGTAAAATACTGACGCATGAGAAAAATACTAAAGCCATTAACTGCAGTCGGTAAAATTAACGCTCCATAAGTATTAATTAAGTTTCCCCACTTTAAGACTAAAAAAATCGGAATTACTAAAAGTTGAAATGGAATTACTAAAGTGGCTAAAATTACTAGCAATAGCATACGACGACCGCGAAATTTGAGTCGCGCTAAGGCATATCCTGCCAACGAAGCAGTGATTAATTGAAAACCTGTAACAGTGAGGGCAACTAACGCTGAATTGCCAAAAGCAAGCAAAAAATTAGCTTGTTGCCATGCTTCCCAGTAATTATCTAAAGTCAAAGAATCAATATTAATATCAAGATAGCTGGGAGTTCCTTCAGGAGCTAAAGATGTAATTAAGATGATAGCAATCGGGGATAAGAGAATTCCAGCGCCGAGAATTAAAATTAAGAGTCGCATCGTGTTTTGAAATTACCCATTTGCCACAAAGAAAGTTAAGATAGACTAGGATAGATAAGATAAGGCTAATTGTTTCTATAGAAAGATTCAAAGCGATATTACCGAAAATCTTGGCGAAAACGCCTCAGCTAAATATATTATTGGTGGTAAAGAAGCCATAGGAGACTAGAAACTTATGCCAGATGTTGCAACTACCCCAACTCTAGATTACACTAGCGAAACCTATAAAGATGCTTATAGTCGTATCAATGCTATTGTAATTGAAGGGGAACAAGAAGCAAAAGACAACTATATTCACTTAATAGACTTGCTTCCGGATAGTAAAGATGAGTTAACCCGTCTTTCTAAAATGGAAGCACGACATAAAAAGGGATTTCAAGCCTGTGGCAAAAACTTGAATGTGACTCCTGACATGGAATTTGCCCAGGAATTTTTCTCGGAATTGCACCAAAACTTTCAGCAAGCCCTCGCAGAAGGGAAAGTCGTTACGTGCTTATTGATTCAAGCTCTGATTATTGAATGTTTCGCGATCGCCGCGTATAACATCTATATTCCTGTGGCTGATCCCTTTGCTCGTAAAATCACAGAAGGGGTGGTTAAAGATGAATACAGCCACCTTAACTACGGCGAGGAATGGTTAAAAGCCAACTTCGACAGTGTTAAGGAAGAATTGGAACAAGCCAATAAAGAAAATCTTCCCCTCGTGTGGAAAATGCTCAACAAAGTGGCTGCTGATGCGGAAGTCTTAGGGATGGAAAAAGATGCCCTCGTCGAAGACTTTATGATTGCCTACGGGGAAGCCCTCAGTAACGTTGGGTTTAACACTCGTGAAATTATGCGGATGTCTGCCTACGGCTTACGAGAAGGTTAATTTTTTCTCGTTACCAGCGTCATTGGTGCTAAACCTGTGACTAATTGATTATCCTAGTTATCTTCGCGATCGCGGGGATTCTAGGATATGACTTACACTTTAATTCTTCCCAAAAAAGTTTTAAGATTAGTGAAGTGGGTTTAATTGACCCAAAACGAGATTTATCATTTATAACCACCTGATTGCTAGGTGTTGCACGAGAAATTCATGTTTGGTTTGATCGGTCATTTGACCAGCTTAGAACACGCCCAAAAGGTTGCTAAACAGCTTGGCTATCCTGAATATCATGAGCAGGGATTAGATTTTTGGTGTTCAGCACCACCGCAAATTGTTGATGAAATTAAAGTAACCAGCTTGACGGGAGAAACGATTACTGGCAAGTATGTAGAATCCTGTTTTCTTCCGGAAATGCTAACACAGCGTCGCATTAAAGCTGCTATTCGTAAAATCCTCAATGCCATGGCGCAGGCTCAAAAAGCCAACATTGATATTACTGCCCTTGGTGGCTTTTCCTCCATTGTTTTTGAAAATTTTAATCTTCAGAATAACCGTCAAGTTAGGAATGTAGAGTTAGATTTTCGACGATTCACCACGGGCAATACCCATACAGCATACATCATTTGTCAACAAGTGGTGCAGGGGGCGCAACAAATTGGAATCGATATCTCCCAGGCAACAATTGCCGTTTGTGGGGCAACGGGTGACATTGGCAGTGGCGTTTGTCGCTGGTTAAACACCAATACCGCAGTTAAAAATTTACTGTTGGTAGCTCGCAATCAAGAGCGTTTAGATACTCTCCAATCAGAACTGGGACGTGGTAAAATTCTACCCATGGACGAAGCCTTAAGCCAAGCTGATATTGTGGTTTGGGTGGCAAGTTTACCTAAAGGGGTAGAAATTAGTGCCGAAGCCCTGAAAAAGCCCTGCTTAATTATTGACGGCGGTTATCCGAAAAATTTTGATTCCCAAGTTCAACATCCAGAAATTGCCATCTTAAAGGGAGGAATTGTCGAGCATTCCCTTGATATTGAATGGAAGATTATGGAATTAGTCAATATGGAAACCCCAAATCGGCAATTATTTGCTTGTTTTGCCGAAGCAATGATTTTGGAGTTTGAAAAATGGTACACTAATTTTTCTTGGGGACGCAATGAAATTACAGTCACCAAAATGGATCAGATTGGTGAAGCTTCCCGCAAGCATGGCTTTCAGCCTTTATTATTACTTGATAAATAAGTTAACCTCCTAAAAATAAGAAAATTTTATTAGCGACTGATCAACTCTTCTATGTCAAAATCAAACCGCAGAACCTTTCTACTTGACTTTGAAAAGCCCTTATGTGAACTAGAGTCACGGATTGAACAAATTCGTGAACTAGCCACAGAAAATCAAGTGGATGTCTCTGATCAAATTCAACATCTCGAAGAAAAAGCTGTTCAGCTGCGTAAGGAAATTTTTAGCACCTTAACCCCAGCACAAAGATTACAGTTAGCTCGTCATCCTCGTCGCCCTAGTACCCTAGATTATATTCAGGCGATGAGTGAGGAATGGTTTGAACTACACGGCGATCGCGCTGGCGATGATGATCCTGCTTTAGTGGGAGGCATTGCCCGTCTCAATGGTCGCCCTGTGATGATGTTAGGGCATCAAAAAGGACGGGATACTAAAGATAATGTTGCTCGTAACTTTGGTATGGCTTCTCCCAGTGGTTATCGTAAGGCAATGCGGTTGATGGAACACGCTAACCATTTTCGGATGCCCATTTGCACCTTCATTGATACTCCCGGAGCTTGGGCAGGGGTAGAAGCAGAAAAAACGGGACAAGGGGAAGCCATTGCCTATAATCTTAGACAAATGTTTAGTCTAGATGTTCCCATTCTCTGCACGGTGATTGGTGAAGGGGGATCAGGAGGCGCTTTAGGGATTGGTGTCGGCGATCGCATTTTAATGTTAGAACACGCTGTTTACACCGTAGCAACTCCCGAAGCCTGTGCAGCCATTCTCTGGAAAGACTCAGGAAAGTCAGAACAAGCCTGTGAAGCCCTAAAAATTACCGCTTGGGACTTAAAAGACCTCGGCATCTTAGATCAGATTCTCAGTGAGCCAGTACGGGGCGCTCATGCTGATCCTATTACGGCAGCCAACTTCTTAAAAGAAGCCTTAATTAGTAATTTAGATGAACTGATGCAGTTGTCACCACAGCAGAGAAAAGAACAACGTTATCAAAAATTCCGTAATATTGGGAAGTTTACGGATTTAGCAGCCAATGGTCAACTGCAACTTCCCAGTGAAAACGAAACTAATGGGAAGAGTTATCATCACATTGAAGAGGAAACTTCTTCCTCCCATTTCTTAAGTTATTAGGCTCCAAATATTTGTGTTTTATGCAACCTCTTAGCCTCAATATACTTGCGATTGGCGTTTTTGCCATGACCATGTTTGCTTTAATTGCTCCCATTTTTAATATTCCCGTAATTTATCCTGCTGGAGTTACCTTGACTGTGATGGGGTTGCTAACAGTAGATACATTAGCTTGGGAAAATCGTGGAGTTACCCTTTTTCTAGATTTATTTTCTACAGCAAAACAACGAGAAAGAGTATTACATCATGAGGCGGGGCATTTCCTTGTCGCTTATTTTTTAGGCATTCCGATTACGGGTTATAGTCTCACAGCTTGGGAAGCCTTTCGTCAAAAACAACCGGGAAATGGGGGAGTCCAATTTGATACGACACCATTAGAGAATAGTGGTACTCAGCCCAATCAGATTAACTTAATGTTAGATCGCTTTTGCACTGTTTGGTGTGCTGGTATAGCTGCGGAAATTTTATACTATGGTCAAGCCGAAGGAGGAGCCGACGATCGCGCTCAGTTACAATTAGTCTTAAGTGAGTTAGGCTACCCTCAAAGTCAAAGACAACAAAAAGAAGATTGGGCAAAACTACAAGCAAAATCGCTTTTAGAAAGACATGAGGAAACCTATCAAGCCTTAGTAAAAGTGATGAGGCAACGAGCTTCGGTAGAAACTTGCGAGCAAATTATTCAGTATAATAGCCAACTCCAGGCTTAAACACTAACGAATAGAAATCAATCCTTGATTACGAAGTAAATGTTGTCCTTGTTGTGTTAAAAGGAGTTTGGCATAAGTTCTTCCTGCTCGCTCATTATGCCGCCCATTTTTATTAAAAACAATAAACCAAGGGCGAGTGAGGGGATAGTCTCCATTTTGAAAAGCATCTCTGTTAATTTGGTGGGCTGCTCCTGTTTCACGACACTCTTCTGGGGAAACAAGAGATCCCTGATAAGGAGCAACTAATTCATTTTCTTGATTTTCTAAAGGAAGGGGTTTAATATCACAATTTCGCAAGATTTGTAGAGCTTTACCATAATAAATTGCTCCTTCATTTTCTGATACTTTTCTAAGAGCGACAGTAGGATTTTCAACAGTTTCAACTTCAGGACTTAAATTTTCTTCATCAAGAACATCCTCTAAGAAGAATCTGACAGTGAGTTTTTCTTCTTCAGGATCAGAGTAAGGAATAATTTCTAAATTAGGGCCACCCACTTCTTCCCAATTGCGAATTTCTCCTGTATAAATGCCTTGTAATTGTTCTAAACTTAAACCGCTAATATCTAAGTTGCGATTAACAGCAATGGCAATAACATTTAAGGCAATTGGAATTTGCTCAAGGGAATTACCATCAACTTCAATCGTTGTAGCGCCTTGTTCATTGGTAAGTGGGCTAGAGACTTGGGAAAAAGCGATTTGATTATTTTTTAATTGTTCTACAATTTCACTCTCTTGCTCAGAAGTTTGGCTAAGAAAAGTGCTATAGCGAATTTGAAATTGAGGATGAATTTCTCTGATAATGGGATCAATGCCTTCTTGTATAGATCCCCAAGCAGGATTACCGAAATAAGAAAATGAGCCAGAGGGGACGTTTGAAACTTCTCCAAGGGTGTTAGGAGCCCTCAGAGAGGAATCATCAGTGTTTTCTGTATATTGTTCATTATCATCAACATTTTGCCAAAGCCACCAAACGCCAACGCTAAGAATAGTAAGAGTTATTAATAATGTTGGCACTAGAATTAAGTTTTCATTCTTTTGCGCCATAAGCAATAAGTTAAAGTGATTGATTTATTGGTAGCTTAACAATTTTTGTGAAGTTCAGGAGAAAATCAACGAGCCATTAGTTGTAATATGAGACGGAGAAGGGTTACTAGCGCGATCGCGCCTGCTCCCGCAACCACTGTTGCCACCACGACGATTAAAGCTGGCGGATTACTCAAAGGAGGAATAAATATGACTAATCCTAAAGTCATTCCTCCTAAAATTAATAAATCAAACTTCTCAATCCATCGTTTCCACTGAGCATAAATTAACCCTCCCATAGTCATTCCCCAAAGCCCCACACTAATTGCTGGAAAGGAAAAAACACTGGTTAAAGCGATTAATAATAAAGCTCCTTCTGAACCTGTAAATCCAACATTGGCTAAAATCTCCCATAAAGGAAAATTAGAACGTTTAGAAGGCGTTTTTTCAAGAGGGGGATCTGATCGCACAGAAGATTGATGGGTTGTTTTCACTTCTGTTGGTGCATTCTCTGAAACTTGCTTCTCTGTGGAGGGGGAAACATCTTTTTCGGAAGATTGTACAGGAGTTACCTCTTGTTCTTCTTTTTTTTCTGGGGGATTAGTCTGTGGCGGTTGAGAAACTGACAATAAGGACTGTAAATTAGCAGGTTGCTTTAAGATAGACTCTTCAGAAGCATTAGACTCAGTAATTTGTGCTTTCACTTCTGTATTTTCTTCTTCCTTGAAAGCACTTAAAACCCCTTCGGCAGAGGCAAAACGATCTTTAGGGGTTGCTAATAGCATTTTTTGCAGAATCTGGCATAGTTTCTCACTAATTTCAGGACAAATATCCCACCGCCACTGATTATTATAAGAATCGTATAATTCCTGAATGGGTTGTCCAGTGAGTAAACACATACAAGTAGCCGCTAAAGCATATAAATCGGTAGAGGGATAAATTTCTCGCCCATGCATTTGTTCAGGAGGGGCAAACCCCATTGAGAAAATTCCTGTGGAATAATTATTGCCTGTGCTTGCTCCTGTTACTCGTTTAACTGCCCCAAAATCTAACAGATATATCTTTCCTTCGCGATCGCGTATAATATTAGAAGGTTTAATATCACGATGAATCGAATTATGTTCATGGACAAACTTTAAAATAGACAGTAAATTCTCTAATAAATCCCAAATTTCTGCTTCCTGTAACCTTCCCTTTCGCTGCAACTCTTGTTCTAAAGTTTCCCCATCAATATACTGTTGAACAATATAAAAAAATTGCTTTTCCTCTTCTCCTTCTGATGCAATTAACGGGAAAAAAGCATATAAATCAGGAATTTGTGGATGATGATTTCCTAAACTCTCTAGCACTTCCGCTTCCCGACGAAATAATTTCTCGGCTGTTTTTAAGTGCTTTTCCCGAAAACTAGCAGAAGGCTGAAATTGTTTAACCACACATTGACGAAGCTGGGTACTATAACGATCAATTGCGAGATACGCAGCCCCAAACCCCCCTTTTCCTAAGAGTTGTTGCGGAATATATCGCCCTGCTAAAATTTGAGGCATTCCACAACAATTGCAATATTTTTGTTGACTGGTTTGTAACTCAGCGCGATCATCTAACTCAGAAAACTCATTAATCGGCTGGGAACAGTTTGGACGAGTGCAGTAAGTTTTCATGGGGCTAAACTGAATAATTACTATTAGGTTATTTCAGGATAAGGAGAATTTTCAATTACTGACTCTGGAAAAGGGCGTTGGCTGGGATCATGGGCAGGATGAGGCGTAACTTCTGTTCCAGTAAACCAGCCATTTGTACAGAATTGTGGCAAAATTTCTTGAATAAAGGCAGCAGCAGCTTTAGATCGATAGCGATGGGGATTAATAATTAACGAAAGTCTCCGTTTAACCACTACTTCTTCAATATTAATACGATAAAGAGTTCCCATTTGTAATTCTTTTTCAATTGCCGAAATGGACGCAAACGCCACGCCTAAGCCAGACTGGACCGCATTTTTAATCGCTTCAATCGAATTTAATTCCATCTCAATATTCAGACGCTTGGGATTAATTCCAGACTGAGTTAAAACTTGATCAATGACTTTGCGAATTGTTGATTGCGAGTCAAGGGTAATAAAATTAAGTTTATATAAATCTTCTTTGGGAATTGCCGTTTCTTTTGCCATGGGATGGGAACCCGACATAATTAAGGCGAGTTCATCCTCAGCATAGGGAAAAATTTCGAGGGTATCTTGTAATTCTGTGGGAATTTCTCCACCGATAATCGCTAAATCAACTTGTCCATTGGCGACACTCCAAGAGGTACGCCGTGTCGAATGAACTTGTAACTGCACAGAGACATCTGAATATTTCTGTCGGAAAGTCCCTAACATTCGCGGTAAGAGATACGTTCCAGTTGTTTGTGAGGCACCAATGAGTAAGGTTC
This window of the Euhalothece natronophila Z-M001 genome carries:
- a CDS encoding rubredoxin; translation: MTEPAEEKTLAEAAPSRFECRSCGYVYEPDKGDSGQNVPAGTKFEDLPENWRCPVCGARRNVFDDIGAINAPSGFQENLSYGFGVNRLTPKQKNILIFGALGLGFLMFISLYGLG
- a CDS encoding carbohydrate ABC transporter permease gives rise to the protein MRLLILILGAGILLSPIAIILITSLAPEGTPSYLDINIDSLTLDNYWEAWQQANFLLAFGNSALVALTVTGFQLITASLAGYALARLKFRGRRMLLLVILATLVIPFQLLVIPIFLVLKWGNLINTYGALILPTAVNGFSIFLMRQYFTTIPIQLEEAAALDGANRWQILKEIMLPLARPALVTVFLFTFIGEWNDLFKPLVFTTRPELQTVQLALAEFQEQFTSDWSLLMAAVIIVTIPIVILFLVGQRQFVQGISSTGIKE
- a CDS encoding aldehyde oxygenase (deformylating) is translated as MPDVATTPTLDYTSETYKDAYSRINAIVIEGEQEAKDNYIHLIDLLPDSKDELTRLSKMEARHKKGFQACGKNLNVTPDMEFAQEFFSELHQNFQQALAEGKVVTCLLIQALIIECFAIAAYNIYIPVADPFARKITEGVVKDEYSHLNYGEEWLKANFDSVKEELEQANKENLPLVWKMLNKVAADAEVLGMEKDALVEDFMIAYGEALSNVGFNTREIMRMSAYGLREG
- a CDS encoding long-chain acyl-[acyl-carrier-protein] reductase, giving the protein MFGLIGHLTSLEHAQKVAKQLGYPEYHEQGLDFWCSAPPQIVDEIKVTSLTGETITGKYVESCFLPEMLTQRRIKAAIRKILNAMAQAQKANIDITALGGFSSIVFENFNLQNNRQVRNVELDFRRFTTGNTHTAYIICQQVVQGAQQIGIDISQATIAVCGATGDIGSGVCRWLNTNTAVKNLLLVARNQERLDTLQSELGRGKILPMDEALSQADIVVWVASLPKGVEISAEALKKPCLIIDGGYPKNFDSQVQHPEIAILKGGIVEHSLDIEWKIMELVNMETPNRQLFACFAEAMILEFEKWYTNFSWGRNEITVTKMDQIGEASRKHGFQPLLLLDK
- the accA gene encoding acetyl-CoA carboxylase carboxyl transferase subunit alpha gives rise to the protein MSKSNRRTFLLDFEKPLCELESRIEQIRELATENQVDVSDQIQHLEEKAVQLRKEIFSTLTPAQRLQLARHPRRPSTLDYIQAMSEEWFELHGDRAGDDDPALVGGIARLNGRPVMMLGHQKGRDTKDNVARNFGMASPSGYRKAMRLMEHANHFRMPICTFIDTPGAWAGVEAEKTGQGEAIAYNLRQMFSLDVPILCTVIGEGGSGGALGIGVGDRILMLEHAVYTVATPEACAAILWKDSGKSEQACEALKITAWDLKDLGILDQILSEPVRGAHADPITAANFLKEALISNLDELMQLSPQQRKEQRYQKFRNIGKFTDLAANGQLQLPSENETNGKSYHHIEEETSSSHFLSY
- a CDS encoding ATP-dependent Zn protease, encoding MQPLSLNILAIGVFAMTMFALIAPIFNIPVIYPAGVTLTVMGLLTVDTLAWENRGVTLFLDLFSTAKQRERVLHHEAGHFLVAYFLGIPITGYSLTAWEAFRQKQPGNGGVQFDTTPLENSGTQPNQINLMLDRFCTVWCAGIAAEILYYGQAEGGADDRAQLQLVLSELGYPQSQRQQKEDWAKLQAKSLLERHEETYQALVKVMRQRASVETCEQIIQYNSQLQA
- a CDS encoding PstS family phosphate ABC transporter substrate-binding protein, whose product is MAQKNENLILVPTLLITLTILSVGVWWLWQNVDDNEQYTENTDDSSLRAPNTLGEVSNVPSGSFSYFGNPAWGSIQEGIDPIIREIHPQFQIRYSTFLSQTSEQESEIVEQLKNNQIAFSQVSSPLTNEQGATTIEVDGNSLEQIPIALNVIAIAVNRNLDISGLSLEQLQGIYTGEIRNWEEVGGPNLEIIPYSDPEEEKLTVRFFLEDVLDEENLSPEVETVENPTVALRKVSENEGAIYYGKALQILRNCDIKPLPLENQENELVAPYQGSLVSPEECRETGAAHQINRDAFQNGDYPLTRPWFIVFNKNGRHNERAGRTYAKLLLTQQGQHLLRNQGLISIR
- a CDS encoding serine/threonine-protein kinase, which gives rise to MKTYCTRPNCSQPINEFSELDDRAELQTSQQKYCNCCGMPQILAGRYIPQQLLGKGGFGAAYLAIDRYSTQLRQCVVKQFQPSASFREKHLKTAEKLFRREAEVLESLGNHHPQIPDLYAFFPLIASEGEEEKQFFYIVQQYIDGETLEQELQRKGRLQEAEIWDLLENLLSILKFVHEHNSIHRDIKPSNIIRDREGKIYLLDFGAVKRVTGASTGNNYSTGIFSMGFAPPEQMHGREIYPSTDLYALAATCMCLLTGQPIQELYDSYNNQWRWDICPEISEKLCQILQKMLLATPKDRFASAEGVLSAFKEEENTEVKAQITESNASEESILKQPANLQSLLSVSQPPQTNPPEKKEEQEVTPVQSSEKDVSPSTEKQVSENAPTEVKTTHQSSVRSDPPLEKTPSKRSNFPLWEILANVGFTGSEGALLLIALTSVFSFPAISVGLWGMTMGGLIYAQWKRWIEKFDLLILGGMTLGLVIFIPPLSNPPALIVVVATVVAGAGAIALVTLLRLILQLMAR
- a CDS encoding LysR family transcriptional regulator gives rise to the protein MSDLPFSLDQLRILKAIAAEGSFKRAADTLYVSQPAISLQIQNLERQMNVPLFDRGGRRAQLTEAGQLLLTYGEKILSLCQETCRAIEDLENLQGGTLLIGASQTTGTYLLPRMLGTFRQKYSDVSVQLQVHSTRRTSWSVANGQVDLAIIGGEIPTELQDTLEIFPYAEDELALIMSGSHPMAKETAIPKEDLYKLNFITLDSQSTIRKVIDQVLTQSGINPKRLNIEMELNSIEAIKNAVQSGLGVAFASISAIEKELQMGTLYRINIEEVVVKRRLSLIINPHRYRSKAAAAFIQEILPQFCTNGWFTGTEVTPHPAHDPSQRPFPESVIENSPYPEIT